A part of Hippopotamus amphibius kiboko isolate mHipAmp2 chromosome 16, mHipAmp2.hap2, whole genome shotgun sequence genomic DNA contains:
- the DHX38 gene encoding pre-mRNA-splicing factor ATP-dependent RNA helicase PRP16 isoform X3, producing MEDTSEDASIHRLEGTDVDSQVGGLIFKTKSASSEQHVFKAPAPRPSLLGLDLLASLKRREREEKDDGDDKKKSRISSYKDWEESKDDQRDAEEEGGDQAGQSSRKDRHYRSARVETPSHPGGVSEEFWERSRQRERERREHGVYASSKEEKDRKKERSRDRDCDRKRDRDERDRSRHGSRSERDGGSERSGRRNEPESPRHRPKDVSCGCVFCGPDAATPSRSTWEEEDSGCGSSRRSQWESPSPTPSYRDSERSHRQSSRDRDRSVRSRYSDDTPLPTPSYKYNEWADDRRHLGSTPRLSRGRGRREDGEEGISFDTEEERQQWEDDQRQADRDWYMMDEGYDEFHNPLAYSSEDYVRRREQHLHKQKQKRISAQRRQINEDNERWETNRMLTSGVVHRLEVDEDFEEDSAAKVHLMVHNLVPPFLDGRIVFTKQPEPVIPVKDATSDLAIIARKGSQTVRKHREQKERKKAQHKHWELAGTKLGDIMGVKKEEEPDKALTEDGKVDYRTEQKFADHMKKKSEASSEFAKKKSILEQRQYLPIFAVQQELLTIIRDNSIVIVVGETGSGKTTQLTQYLHEDGYTDYGMIGCTQPRRVAAMSVAKRVSEEMGGSLGEEVGYAIRFEDCTSESTLIKYMTDGILLRESLREADLDHYSAIIMDEAHERSLNTDVLFGLLREVVARRSDLKLIVTSATMDAEKFASFFGNVPIFHIPGRTFPVDILFSKTPQEDYVEAAVKQSLQVHLSGAPGDILIFMPGQEDIEVTSDQIVEHLEELENAPALAVLPIYSQLPSDLQAKIFQKAPDGVRKCIVATNIAETSLTVDGIMFVIDSGYCKLKVFNPRIGMDALQIYPISQANANQRSGRAGRTGPGQCFRLYTQSAYKNELLTTTVPEIQRTNLANVVLLLKSLGVQDLLQFHFMDPPPEDNMLNSMYQLWILGALDNTGGLTSTGRLMVEFPLDPALSKMLIVSCDMGCSSETLLIVSMLSVPAIFYRPKGREEESDQIREKFAVPESDHLTYLNVYLQWKNNNYSTIWCNDHFIHAKAMRKVREVRAQLKDIMVQQRMSLASCGTDWDIVRKCICAAYFHQAAKLKGIGEYVNIRTGMPCHLHPTSSLFGMGYTPDYIVYHELVMTTKEYMQCVTAVDGEWLAELGPMFYSVKQAGKSRQENRRRAKEEASAMEEEMALAEEQLRARRQEQEKRSPLGSVRSTKIYTPGRKEQGEPMTPRRTPARFGL from the exons ATGGAGGACACCAGTGAGGATGCCTCGATCCATCGATTGGAAGGCACTGATGTGGACTCTCAGGTTGGCGGTCTTATTTTCAAGACCAAAAGTGCATCTAGTGAGCAGCATGTCTTCAAGGCCCCTGCTCCCCGCCCTTCATTGCTGGGACTGGACTTGTTGGCTTCCctgaaaaggagggagagagaggagaaggatgATGGGGACGACAAGAAGAAGTCCAGAATCTCTTCCTACAAGGACTGGGAAGAGAGCAAGGATGACCAGAGGGATGCTGAGGAGGAGGGCGGTGACCAGGCTGGCCAAAGTAGCCGAAAAGACAG ACATTATCGATCTGCTCGGGTAGAGACTCCATCCCATCCTGGTGGTGTGAGTGAAGAGTTTTGGGAACGCAGTCGGCAGAGAGAGCGGGAACGGCGGGAACATGGTGTCTATGCCTcttccaaagaagaaaaggatCGGAAGAAGGAGAGGTCGCGGGATCGAGACTGTGATCGCAAGAGAGACAGAG ATGAGCGGGACAGAAGCAGGCACGGCAGCAGATCGGAGCGAGATGGAGGATCCGAGCGCAGTGGCAGAAGAAATGAACCTGAGAGCCCCCGACACCGGCCTAAAG ATGTTTCCTGTGGATGTGTCTTTTGTGGCCCAGATGCAGCCACCCCTTCAAGGTCTACTTGGGAGGAAGAGGACAGCGGCTGTGGCTCCTCAAGGCGGTCACAGTGGGAATCGCCCTCCCCAACGCCTTCCTATCGGGATTCTGAGCGGAGTCATCGGCAGTCCAGTCGAGACAGGGACAG GTCTGTGAGGAGCAGGTACTCAGACGACACACCTCTGCCAACCCCATCCTACAAATACAATGAGTGGGCCGATGACCGAAGACACCTGGGGTCCACCCCACGGCTGTCCAGGGGCCGAG GGAGACGCGAGGATGGCGAAGAAGGAATTTCATTTGACACAGAAGAGGAACGGCAGCAATGGGAGGATGACCAGAGG CAAGCTGACCGGGATTGGTACATGATGGATGAGGGGTACGATGAGTTCCACAACCCCCTGGCCTACTCCTCCGAGGACTACGTGAGGAGGCGGGAGCAGCATCTGcacaagcagaagcagaagcGCATCTCGGCTCAGCGGAGACAGATCAACGAG GATAACGAGCGCTGGGAGACCAACCGCATGCTCACCAGCGGGGTGGTGCATCGGCTGGAGGTGGACGAGGACTTTGAGGAGGACAGCGCAGCCAAGGTGCATCTGATGGTGCACAACCTGGTGCCGCCCTTTCTGGACGGGCGCATTGTCTTCACCAAGCAG CCAGAGCCTGTGATTCCAGTCAAGGATGCCACTTCTGACCTGGCCATTATTGCTCGAAAAGGCAGTCAAACAGTGCGGAAGCACAGGGAGCAAAAGGAACGCAAAAAG gCCCAGCACAAACACTGGGAACTGGCTGGAACCAAACTGGGAGATATAATGGGTGTCAAAAAGGAGGAAGAGCCGGATAAAGCTCTGACAGAGGACGGTAAAGTAGACTACAG GACAGAGCAGAAGTTTGCGGACCACATGAAGAAAAAGAGCGAAGCCAGCAGTGAATTCGCAAAGAAGAAGTCGATTCTGGAGCAGAGGCAGTACCTGCCCATctttgctgtgcagcaggaaCTACTCACGATTATCAG AGATAACAGCATCGTGATCGTGGTTGGGGAGACGGGGAGTGGTAAGACCACTCAGCTCACCCAGTACTTGCACGAAGATGGCTACACGGACTACGGGATGATCGGGTGCACCCAGCCCCGCCGTGTCGCTGCCATGTCGGTGGCCAAGAGAGTCAGTGAAGAGATGGGGGGCAGCCTTGGTGAGGAG GTGGGTTATGCCATCCGCTTTGAAGACTGCACTTCAGAAAGCACCTTGATCAAGTACATGACTGACGGGATCCTGCTGCGAGAGTCCCTCCGGGAGGCGGACCTGGATCACTACAGCGCCATCATCATGGATGAGGCCCACGAGCGCTCCCTCAACACCGACGTGCTCTTCGGGCTGCTCCGGGAG GTGGTGGCACGGCGCTCAGACCTGAAGCTCATAGTCACATCGGCCACCATGGATGCAGAgaaatttgcttccttttttggGAATGTCCCCATCTTCCACATCCCTGGTCGTACCTTCCCTGTTGACATCCTCTTCAGCAAG ACCCCGCAGGAGGATTATGTGGAGGCCGCAGTGAAGCAGTCCCTGCAGGTGCATCTGTCGGGGGCCCCCGGGGACATCCTTATCTTCATGCCTGGCCAAGAGGACATTGAG GTGACCTCAGACCAGATTGTGGAGCATCTGGAAGAACTGGAGAATGCTCCGGCCTTGGCTGTGCTGCCCATCTACTCCCAGCTGCCTTCTGATCTCCAGGCCAAAATCTTCCAGAAG GCTCCAGATGGCGTTCGAAAGTGTATTGTTGCCACCAACATTGCTGAGACCTCTTTGACTGTGGATGGCATCATGTTTGTTATTGATTCTGGTTACTGTAAATTAAAG GTCTTCAACCCCAGGATTGGCATGGATGCTCTGCAGATCTACCCCATCAGCCAGGCCAATGCCAACCAGAGGTCGGGGCGAGCTGGCAGGACGGGCCCAGGTCAGTGTTTCAG GCTCTACACCCAGAGCGCCTATAAGAACGAGCTCCTGACCACCACGGTGCCCGAGATCCAGCGGACCAACCTGGCCAATGTGGTGCTGCTGCTCAAGTCGCTGGGGGTGCAGGACCTGCTGCAGTTCCACTTCATGGACCCGCCCCCGGAGGACAACATGCTCAACTCCATGTATCAGCTGTGGATCCTCGGGGCCCTGGACAACACAG GCGGTCTGACCTCGACTGGGCGGTTGATGGTGGAGTTCCCGCTGGACCCGGCCCTGTCCAAGATGCTCATTGTGTCCTGTGACATGGGCTGCAGCTCTGAGACCCTGCTCATCGTCTCCATGCTCTCGGTCCCAGCCATCTTCTACAGGCCCAAG GGCCGAGAGGAGGAGAGCGATCAAATCCGGGAGAAGTTTGCTGTCCCTGAGAGTGACCATCTGACCTACCTGAATGTCTACCTGCAGTGGAAGAACAACAATTACTCTACCATCTGGTGTAATGATCATTTCATCCATGCCAAGGCCATGCGGAAG GTCCGGGAGGTGCGAGCTCAGCTCAAGGACATCATGGTGCAGCAGCGGATGAGCCTGGCCTCGTGTGGCACTGACTGGGACATTGTCAGGAAGTGTATCTGTGCTGCCTATTTCCACCAGGCAGCCAAGCTCAAG GGGATCGGGGAGTATGTGAACATCCGGACGGGAATGCCCTGCCACCTGCACCCCACCAGCTCCCTCTTTGGGATGGGCTACACCCCAGACTACATCGTGTATCACGAGCTGGTCATGACCACCAAG GAGTACATGCAGTGTGTGACTGCTGTGGACGGAGAGTGGCTGGCAGAGCTGGGCCCCATGTTCTACAGCGTGAAACAGGCAGGAAAGTCTCGGCAG GAGAACCGCCGACGGGCCAAAGAAGAAGCCTCTGCCATGGAGGAGGAGATGGCACTGGCCGAGGAGCAGCTACGGGCCCGGCGGCAGGAGCAGGAAAAGCGCAGCCCTCTGGGCAGTGTCAG GTCTACAAAGATCTACACTCCAGGTCGGAAAGAGCAAGGGGAACCCATGACCCCTCGCCGCACGCCAGCCCGCTTTGGGCTCTGA
- the DHX38 gene encoding pre-mRNA-splicing factor ATP-dependent RNA helicase PRP16 isoform X1: MEDTSEDASIHRLEGTDVDSQVGGLIFKTKSASSEQHVFKAPAPRPSLLGLDLLASLKRREREEKDDGDDKKKSRISSYKDWEESKDDQRDAEEEGGDQAGQSSRKDRHYRSARVETPSHPGGVSEEFWERSRQRERERREHGVYASSKEEKDRKKERSRDRDCDRKRDRDERDRSRHGSRSERDGGSERSGRRNEPESPRHRPKDVSCGCVFCGPDAATPSRSTWEEEDSGCGSSRRSQWESPSPTPSYRDSERSHRQSSRDRDRSVRSRYSDDTPLPTPSYKYNEWADDRRHLGSTPRLSRGRGRREDGEEGISFDTEEERQQWEDDQRQADRDWYMMDEGYDEFHNPLAYSSEDYVRRREQHLHKQKQKRISAQRRQINEDNERWETNRMLTSGVVHRLEVDEDFEEDSAAKVHLMVHNLVPPFLDGRIVFTKQPEPVIPVKDATSDLAIIARKGSQTVRKHREQKERKKAQHKHWELAGTKLGDIMGVKKEEEPDKALTEDGKVDYRTEQKFADHMKKKSEASSEFAKKKSILEQRQYLPIFAVQQELLTIIRDNSIVIVVGETGSGKTTQLTQYLHEDGYTDYGMIGCTQPRRVAAMSVAKRRLSLELVCRGLDPAQAGCAAASGHPELLSHLPGLQVGYAIRFEDCTSESTLIKYMTDGILLRESLREADLDHYSAIIMDEAHERSLNTDVLFGLLREVVARRSDLKLIVTSATMDAEKFASFFGNVPIFHIPGRTFPVDILFSKTPQEDYVEAAVKQSLQVHLSGAPGDILIFMPGQEDIEVTSDQIVEHLEELENAPALAVLPIYSQLPSDLQAKIFQKAPDGVRKCIVATNIAETSLTVDGIMFVIDSGYCKLKVFNPRIGMDALQIYPISQANANQRSGRAGRTGPGQCFRLYTQSAYKNELLTTTVPEIQRTNLANVVLLLKSLGVQDLLQFHFMDPPPEDNMLNSMYQLWILGALDNTGGLTSTGRLMVEFPLDPALSKMLIVSCDMGCSSETLLIVSMLSVPAIFYRPKGREEESDQIREKFAVPESDHLTYLNVYLQWKNNNYSTIWCNDHFIHAKAMRKVREVRAQLKDIMVQQRMSLASCGTDWDIVRKCICAAYFHQAAKLKGIGEYVNIRTGMPCHLHPTSSLFGMGYTPDYIVYHELVMTTKEYMQCVTAVDGEWLAELGPMFYSVKQAGKSRQENRRRAKEEASAMEEEMALAEEQLRARRQEQEKRSPLGSVRSTKIYTPGRKEQGEPMTPRRTPARFGL, from the exons ATGGAGGACACCAGTGAGGATGCCTCGATCCATCGATTGGAAGGCACTGATGTGGACTCTCAGGTTGGCGGTCTTATTTTCAAGACCAAAAGTGCATCTAGTGAGCAGCATGTCTTCAAGGCCCCTGCTCCCCGCCCTTCATTGCTGGGACTGGACTTGTTGGCTTCCctgaaaaggagggagagagaggagaaggatgATGGGGACGACAAGAAGAAGTCCAGAATCTCTTCCTACAAGGACTGGGAAGAGAGCAAGGATGACCAGAGGGATGCTGAGGAGGAGGGCGGTGACCAGGCTGGCCAAAGTAGCCGAAAAGACAG ACATTATCGATCTGCTCGGGTAGAGACTCCATCCCATCCTGGTGGTGTGAGTGAAGAGTTTTGGGAACGCAGTCGGCAGAGAGAGCGGGAACGGCGGGAACATGGTGTCTATGCCTcttccaaagaagaaaaggatCGGAAGAAGGAGAGGTCGCGGGATCGAGACTGTGATCGCAAGAGAGACAGAG ATGAGCGGGACAGAAGCAGGCACGGCAGCAGATCGGAGCGAGATGGAGGATCCGAGCGCAGTGGCAGAAGAAATGAACCTGAGAGCCCCCGACACCGGCCTAAAG ATGTTTCCTGTGGATGTGTCTTTTGTGGCCCAGATGCAGCCACCCCTTCAAGGTCTACTTGGGAGGAAGAGGACAGCGGCTGTGGCTCCTCAAGGCGGTCACAGTGGGAATCGCCCTCCCCAACGCCTTCCTATCGGGATTCTGAGCGGAGTCATCGGCAGTCCAGTCGAGACAGGGACAG GTCTGTGAGGAGCAGGTACTCAGACGACACACCTCTGCCAACCCCATCCTACAAATACAATGAGTGGGCCGATGACCGAAGACACCTGGGGTCCACCCCACGGCTGTCCAGGGGCCGAG GGAGACGCGAGGATGGCGAAGAAGGAATTTCATTTGACACAGAAGAGGAACGGCAGCAATGGGAGGATGACCAGAGG CAAGCTGACCGGGATTGGTACATGATGGATGAGGGGTACGATGAGTTCCACAACCCCCTGGCCTACTCCTCCGAGGACTACGTGAGGAGGCGGGAGCAGCATCTGcacaagcagaagcagaagcGCATCTCGGCTCAGCGGAGACAGATCAACGAG GATAACGAGCGCTGGGAGACCAACCGCATGCTCACCAGCGGGGTGGTGCATCGGCTGGAGGTGGACGAGGACTTTGAGGAGGACAGCGCAGCCAAGGTGCATCTGATGGTGCACAACCTGGTGCCGCCCTTTCTGGACGGGCGCATTGTCTTCACCAAGCAG CCAGAGCCTGTGATTCCAGTCAAGGATGCCACTTCTGACCTGGCCATTATTGCTCGAAAAGGCAGTCAAACAGTGCGGAAGCACAGGGAGCAAAAGGAACGCAAAAAG gCCCAGCACAAACACTGGGAACTGGCTGGAACCAAACTGGGAGATATAATGGGTGTCAAAAAGGAGGAAGAGCCGGATAAAGCTCTGACAGAGGACGGTAAAGTAGACTACAG GACAGAGCAGAAGTTTGCGGACCACATGAAGAAAAAGAGCGAAGCCAGCAGTGAATTCGCAAAGAAGAAGTCGATTCTGGAGCAGAGGCAGTACCTGCCCATctttgctgtgcagcaggaaCTACTCACGATTATCAG AGATAACAGCATCGTGATCGTGGTTGGGGAGACGGGGAGTGGTAAGACCACTCAGCTCACCCAGTACTTGCACGAAGATGGCTACACGGACTACGGGATGATCGGGTGCACCCAGCCCCGCCGTGTCGCTGCCATGTCGGTGGCCAAGAGA CGTCTGTCCCTGGAGCTGGTCTGCAGAGGCCTGGACCCAGCTCAGGCGGGGTGTGCAGCGGCGAGCGGACACCCGGAGCTGCTGAGCCATCTCCCTGGCCTGCAGGTGGGTTATGCCATCCGCTTTGAAGACTGCACTTCAGAAAGCACCTTGATCAAGTACATGACTGACGGGATCCTGCTGCGAGAGTCCCTCCGGGAGGCGGACCTGGATCACTACAGCGCCATCATCATGGATGAGGCCCACGAGCGCTCCCTCAACACCGACGTGCTCTTCGGGCTGCTCCGGGAG GTGGTGGCACGGCGCTCAGACCTGAAGCTCATAGTCACATCGGCCACCATGGATGCAGAgaaatttgcttccttttttggGAATGTCCCCATCTTCCACATCCCTGGTCGTACCTTCCCTGTTGACATCCTCTTCAGCAAG ACCCCGCAGGAGGATTATGTGGAGGCCGCAGTGAAGCAGTCCCTGCAGGTGCATCTGTCGGGGGCCCCCGGGGACATCCTTATCTTCATGCCTGGCCAAGAGGACATTGAG GTGACCTCAGACCAGATTGTGGAGCATCTGGAAGAACTGGAGAATGCTCCGGCCTTGGCTGTGCTGCCCATCTACTCCCAGCTGCCTTCTGATCTCCAGGCCAAAATCTTCCAGAAG GCTCCAGATGGCGTTCGAAAGTGTATTGTTGCCACCAACATTGCTGAGACCTCTTTGACTGTGGATGGCATCATGTTTGTTATTGATTCTGGTTACTGTAAATTAAAG GTCTTCAACCCCAGGATTGGCATGGATGCTCTGCAGATCTACCCCATCAGCCAGGCCAATGCCAACCAGAGGTCGGGGCGAGCTGGCAGGACGGGCCCAGGTCAGTGTTTCAG GCTCTACACCCAGAGCGCCTATAAGAACGAGCTCCTGACCACCACGGTGCCCGAGATCCAGCGGACCAACCTGGCCAATGTGGTGCTGCTGCTCAAGTCGCTGGGGGTGCAGGACCTGCTGCAGTTCCACTTCATGGACCCGCCCCCGGAGGACAACATGCTCAACTCCATGTATCAGCTGTGGATCCTCGGGGCCCTGGACAACACAG GCGGTCTGACCTCGACTGGGCGGTTGATGGTGGAGTTCCCGCTGGACCCGGCCCTGTCCAAGATGCTCATTGTGTCCTGTGACATGGGCTGCAGCTCTGAGACCCTGCTCATCGTCTCCATGCTCTCGGTCCCAGCCATCTTCTACAGGCCCAAG GGCCGAGAGGAGGAGAGCGATCAAATCCGGGAGAAGTTTGCTGTCCCTGAGAGTGACCATCTGACCTACCTGAATGTCTACCTGCAGTGGAAGAACAACAATTACTCTACCATCTGGTGTAATGATCATTTCATCCATGCCAAGGCCATGCGGAAG GTCCGGGAGGTGCGAGCTCAGCTCAAGGACATCATGGTGCAGCAGCGGATGAGCCTGGCCTCGTGTGGCACTGACTGGGACATTGTCAGGAAGTGTATCTGTGCTGCCTATTTCCACCAGGCAGCCAAGCTCAAG GGGATCGGGGAGTATGTGAACATCCGGACGGGAATGCCCTGCCACCTGCACCCCACCAGCTCCCTCTTTGGGATGGGCTACACCCCAGACTACATCGTGTATCACGAGCTGGTCATGACCACCAAG GAGTACATGCAGTGTGTGACTGCTGTGGACGGAGAGTGGCTGGCAGAGCTGGGCCCCATGTTCTACAGCGTGAAACAGGCAGGAAAGTCTCGGCAG GAGAACCGCCGACGGGCCAAAGAAGAAGCCTCTGCCATGGAGGAGGAGATGGCACTGGCCGAGGAGCAGCTACGGGCCCGGCGGCAGGAGCAGGAAAAGCGCAGCCCTCTGGGCAGTGTCAG GTCTACAAAGATCTACACTCCAGGTCGGAAAGAGCAAGGGGAACCCATGACCCCTCGCCGCACGCCAGCCCGCTTTGGGCTCTGA